A section of the Oncorhynchus keta strain PuntledgeMale-10-30-2019 chromosome 15, Oket_V2, whole genome shotgun sequence genome encodes:
- the LOC127907567 gene encoding zinc finger CCCH domain-containing protein 18-like isoform X45, with the protein MALNQDEIIEGMEIKMEVEEVATNSEVQVDVAGSEESDKALSNSNLATPKRGRGRPPKYGSVSKSDKSLSNGNPSIPKRGRGRPPKYGSVSKSDKSLSNGNPSIPKRGRGRPPKYGSVSKSDNAFSNCNPSTPKRGRPKGSVFMKTKMLKVIGLAAACLPRKPDDPSPKKSGPSSEVESTRKSLTPKGEEDRKLESQARRPPGRPRINPRIDSPVTEPRGRGRPRKTEDATKSPIYDGPPRKRGSPPGAANKVKRGAEQDKDNGEPPVKRPFHAKEKSKEAGFPPVEESDQEDETGKVEYREDPKNPVTPSDPTSFLWASHITPKRGRPKGSVSKLLGSPITPNRGRPKGSVSKLLGSPITPNRGRPKGSVSKLLGSPITPNRGRPKGSVSKLLGSPITPNRGRPKGSVSKLLGSPITPNRGRPKGSVFTQPKILKVIGLAAACLTPNPDDPSPKKRGRPSKVESTRKSLTPKGEEDRKLESQARQPPGRPRINPRIDSPVTEPRGRGRPGAANKVKRGAEQDKDNGETPVKCNFHSKDKTEEAGFPPVEESDHDETGRVDEESETGKNIEKTPQSQLPPVTVIALSVP; encoded by the exons ATGGCACTGAACCAGGATGAAATAATAGAAGGAATGGAGATTAAAATGGAAGTGGAAGAAGTGGCAACCAATTCTGAAGTGCAGGTAGATGTTGCTGGCAGTGAAGAGTCAGATAAAGCCTTGTCCAATAGTAACCTCGCAACACCTAAAAGGGGGCGGGGTAGGCCACCCAAATATGGATCAGTCTCCAAGTCAGATAAATCCTTGTCTAATGGTAACCCCTCAATACCTAAGAGGGGAAGGGGTAGGCCACCCAAATATGGATCAGTCTCCAAGTCAGATAAATCCTTGTCTAATGGTAACCCCTCAATACCTAAGAGGGGAAGGGGTAGGCCACCCAAATATGGATCAGTCTCCAAGTCAGATAATGCCTTTTCTAATTGTAACCCTTCAACACCTAAGAGAGGTAGAcctaaaggatcagtgtttatgAAAACCAAGATGCTGAAGGTGATCGGCCTCGCGGCGGCTTGCCTACCCCGAAAACCAGATGACCCCTCCCCAAAGAAGAGTGGCCCGTCCAGTGAAGTTGAATCGACAAGGAAGAGCCTAACACCCAAGGGGGAAGAGGATAGAAAACTGGAAAGCCAAGCAAGGCGGCCCCCCGGAAGGCCGCGTATCAATCCACGCATTGATTCTCCAGTCACTGAGCCCAGGGGAAGAGGTCGCCCACGCAAGACAGAGGATGCCACCAAGTCCCCCATCTATGATGGTCCCCCACGGAAAAGGGGCAGTCCCCCTGGTGCAGCAAACAAAGTTAAGAGGGGGGCAGAGCAGGATAAGGACAACGGTGAACCTCCAGTCAAACGCCCCTTCCACGCCAAAGAAAAAAGCAAGGAAGCAGGATTTCCACCAGTGGAAGAAAGTGATCAGGAAGATGAAACGGGGAAGGTGGAATATAGAGAAGACCCCAAGAATCCAGTTACCCCCAGTGACCCCACTAGCTTTCTCTGGGCAAGTCACATAACACCTAAGAGAGGTAGGCCGAAAGGATCGGTCTCCAAGTTACTGGGTAGCCCCATAACACCTAACAGAG GTAGGCCGAAAGGATCGGTCTCCAAGTTACTGGGTAGCCCCATAACACCTAACAGAGGTAGGCCGAAAGGATCGGTCTCCAAGTTACTGGGTAGCCCCATAACACCTAACAGAG GTAGGCCGAAAGGATCGGTCTCCAAGTTACTGGGTAGCCCCATAACACCTAACAGAGGTAGGCCGAAAGGATCGGTCTCCAAGTTACTGGGTAGCCCCATAACACCTAACAGAG GTAGGCCGAAAGGATCAGTATTTACACAACCCAAGATACTGAAGGTGATCGGCCTCGCGGCGGCTTGCCTAACCCCAAACCCAGATGACCCCTCCCCAAAGAAGCGTGGCCGGCCCAGTAAAGTTGAATCGACAAGGAAGAGCCTAACACCCAAGGGGGAAGAGGATAGAAAACTGGAAAGCCAAGCAAGGCAGCCCCCCGGAAGGCCGCGTATCAATCCACGCATTGATTCTCCAGTCACTGAGCCCAGGGGAAGAGGTCGCCCTGGTGCAGCAAACAAAGTTAAGAGGGGGGCAGAGCAGGATAAGGACAACGGTGAAACTCCAGTCAAATGCAACTTTCACTCCAAAGACAAAACAGAGGAAGCAGGATTTCCACCAGTAGAAGAAAGTGATCATGATGAAACGGGGAGGGTGGATGAAGAAAGTGAAACGGGGAAGAATATAGAGAAGACCCCACAAAGCCAGTTACCCCCAGTGACTGTAATAGCTTTATCGGTGCCATAA
- the LOC127907567 gene encoding zinc finger CCCH domain-containing protein 18-like isoform X13, whose product MALNQDEIIEGMEIKMEVEEVATNSEVQVDVAGSEESDKALSNSNLATPKRGRGRPPKYGSVSKSDKSLSNGNPSIPKRGRGRPPKYGSVSKSDKSLSNGNPSIPKRGRGRPPKYGSVSKSDNAFSNCNPSTPKRGRPKGSVFMKTKMLKVIGLAAACLPRKPDDPSPKKSGPSSEVESTRKSLTPKGEEDRKLESQARRPPGRPRINPRIDSPVTEPRGRGRPRKTEDATKSPIYDGPPRKRGSPPGAANKVKRGAEQDKDNGEPPVKRPFHAKEKSKEAGFPPVEESDQEDETGKVEYREDPKNPVTPSDPTSFLWASHITPKRGRPKGSVSKLLGSPITPNRGRPKGSVSKLLGSPITPNRGRPKGSVSKLLGSPITPNRGRPKGSVSKLLGSPITPKRGRPKGSVSKLLGSPITPNRGRPKGSVSKLLGSPITPKRGRPKGSVSKLLGSPITPNRGRPKGSVSKLLGSPITPNRGRPKGSVSKLLGSPITPNRGRPKGSVSKLLGSPITPNRGRPKGSVSKLLGSPITPNRGRPKGSVSKLLGSPITPNRGRPKGSVSKLLGSPITPNRGRPKGSVSKLLGSPITPNRGRPKGSVFTQPKILKVIGLAAACLTPNPDDPSPKKRGRPSKVESTRKSLTPKGEEDRKLESQARQPPGRPRINPRIDSPVTEPRGRGRPGAANKVKRGAEQDKDNGETPVKCNFHSKDKTEEAGFPPVEESDHDETGRVDEESETGKNIEKTPQSQLPPVTVIALSVP is encoded by the exons ATGGCACTGAACCAGGATGAAATAATAGAAGGAATGGAGATTAAAATGGAAGTGGAAGAAGTGGCAACCAATTCTGAAGTGCAGGTAGATGTTGCTGGCAGTGAAGAGTCAGATAAAGCCTTGTCCAATAGTAACCTCGCAACACCTAAAAGGGGGCGGGGTAGGCCACCCAAATATGGATCAGTCTCCAAGTCAGATAAATCCTTGTCTAATGGTAACCCCTCAATACCTAAGAGGGGAAGGGGTAGGCCACCCAAATATGGATCAGTCTCCAAGTCAGATAAATCCTTGTCTAATGGTAACCCCTCAATACCTAAGAGGGGAAGGGGTAGGCCACCCAAATATGGATCAGTCTCCAAGTCAGATAATGCCTTTTCTAATTGTAACCCTTCAACACCTAAGAGAGGTAGAcctaaaggatcagtgtttatgAAAACCAAGATGCTGAAGGTGATCGGCCTCGCGGCGGCTTGCCTACCCCGAAAACCAGATGACCCCTCCCCAAAGAAGAGTGGCCCGTCCAGTGAAGTTGAATCGACAAGGAAGAGCCTAACACCCAAGGGGGAAGAGGATAGAAAACTGGAAAGCCAAGCAAGGCGGCCCCCCGGAAGGCCGCGTATCAATCCACGCATTGATTCTCCAGTCACTGAGCCCAGGGGAAGAGGTCGCCCACGCAAGACAGAGGATGCCACCAAGTCCCCCATCTATGATGGTCCCCCACGGAAAAGGGGCAGTCCCCCTGGTGCAGCAAACAAAGTTAAGAGGGGGGCAGAGCAGGATAAGGACAACGGTGAACCTCCAGTCAAACGCCCCTTCCACGCCAAAGAAAAAAGCAAGGAAGCAGGATTTCCACCAGTGGAAGAAAGTGATCAGGAAGATGAAACGGGGAAGGTGGAATATAGAGAAGACCCCAAGAATCCAGTTACCCCCAGTGACCCCACTAGCTTTCTCTGGGCAAGTCACATAACACCTAAGAGAGGTAGGCCGAAAGGATCGGTCTCCAAGTTACTGGGTAGCCCCATAACACCTAACAGAG GTAGGCCGAAAGGATCCGTCTCCAAGTTACTGGGTAGCCCCATAACACCTAACAGAGGTAGGCCGAAAGGATCGGTCTCCAAGTTACTGGGTAGCCCCATAACACCTAACAGAGGTAGGCCGAAAGGATCGGTCTCCAAGTTACTGGGTAGCCCCATAACACCTAAGAGAGGTAGGCCGAAAGGATCCGTCTCCAAGTTACTGGGTAGCCCCATAACACCTAACAGAGGTAGGCCGAAAGGATCGGTCTCCAAGTTACTGGGTAGCCCCATAACACCTAAGAGAGGTAGGCCGAAAGGATCGGTCTCCAAGTTACTGGGTAGCCCCATAACACCTAACAGAGGTAGGCCGAAAGGATCGGTCTCCAAGTTACTGGGTAGCCCCATAACACCTAACAGAG GTAGGCCGAAAGGATCGGTCTCCAAGTTACTGGGTAGCCCCATAACACCTAACAGAGGTAGGCCGAAAGGATCGGTCTCCAAGTTACTGGGTAGCCCCATAACACCTAACAGAGGTAGGCCGAAAGGATCGGTCTCCAAGTTACTGGGTAGCCCCATAACACCTAACAGAGGTAGGCCGAAAGGATCGGTCTCCAAGTTACTGGGTAGCCCCATAACACCTAACAGAG GTAGGCCGAAAGGATCGGTCTCCAAGTTACTGGGTAGCCCCATAACACCTAACAGAGGTAGGCCGAAAGGATCGGTCTCCAAGTTACTGGGTAGCCCCATAACACCTAACAGAG GTAGGCCGAAAGGATCAGTATTTACACAACCCAAGATACTGAAGGTGATCGGCCTCGCGGCGGCTTGCCTAACCCCAAACCCAGATGACCCCTCCCCAAAGAAGCGTGGCCGGCCCAGTAAAGTTGAATCGACAAGGAAGAGCCTAACACCCAAGGGGGAAGAGGATAGAAAACTGGAAAGCCAAGCAAGGCAGCCCCCCGGAAGGCCGCGTATCAATCCACGCATTGATTCTCCAGTCACTGAGCCCAGGGGAAGAGGTCGCCCTGGTGCAGCAAACAAAGTTAAGAGGGGGGCAGAGCAGGATAAGGACAACGGTGAAACTCCAGTCAAATGCAACTTTCACTCCAAAGACAAAACAGAGGAAGCAGGATTTCCACCAGTAGAAGAAAGTGATCATGATGAAACGGGGAGGGTGGATGAAGAAAGTGAAACGGGGAAGAATATAGAGAAGACCCCACAAAGCCAGTTACCCCCAGTGACTGTAATAGCTTTATCGGTGCCATAA
- the LOC127907567 gene encoding serine/arginine repetitive matrix protein 2-like isoform X9 has protein sequence MALNQDEIIEGMEIKMEVEEVATNSEVQVDVAGSEESDKALSNSNLATPKRGRGRPPKYGSVSKSDKSLSNGNPSIPKRGRGRPPKYGSVSKSDKSLSNGNPSIPKRGRGRPPKYGSVSKSDNAFSNCNPSTPKRGRPKGSVFMKTKMLKVIGLAAACLPRKPDDPSPKKSGPSSEVESTRKSLTPKGEEDRKLESQARRPPGRPRINPRIDSPVTEPRGRGRPRKTEDATKSPIYDGPPRKRGSPPGAANKVKRGAEQDKDNGEPPVKRPFHAKEKSKEAGFPPVEESDQEDETGKVEYREDPKNPVTPSDPTSFLWASHITPKRGRPKGSVSKLLGSPITPNRGRPKGSVSKLLGSPITPNRGRPKGSVSKLLGSPITPNRGRPKGSVSKLLGSPITPKRGRPKGSVSKLLGSPITPNRGRPKGSVSKLLGSPITPKRGRPKGSVSKLLGSPITPNRGRPKGSVSKLLGSPITPNRGRPKGSVSKLLGSPITPNRGRPKGSVSKLLGSPITPNRGRPKGSVSKLLGSPITPNRGRPKGSVSKLLGSPITPNRGRPKGSVSKLLGSPITPNRGRPKGSVSKLLGSPITPKRGRPKGSVSKLLGSPITPNRGRPKGSVSKLLGSPITPNRGRPKGSVFTQPKILKVIGLAAACLTPNPDDPSPKKRGRPSKVESTRKSLTPKGEEDRKLESQARQPPGRPRINPRIDSPVTEPRGRGRPGAANKVKRGAEQDKDNGETPVKCNFHSKDKTEEAGFPPVEESDHDETGRVDEESETGKNIEKTPQSQLPPVTVIALSVP, from the exons ATGGCACTGAACCAGGATGAAATAATAGAAGGAATGGAGATTAAAATGGAAGTGGAAGAAGTGGCAACCAATTCTGAAGTGCAGGTAGATGTTGCTGGCAGTGAAGAGTCAGATAAAGCCTTGTCCAATAGTAACCTCGCAACACCTAAAAGGGGGCGGGGTAGGCCACCCAAATATGGATCAGTCTCCAAGTCAGATAAATCCTTGTCTAATGGTAACCCCTCAATACCTAAGAGGGGAAGGGGTAGGCCACCCAAATATGGATCAGTCTCCAAGTCAGATAAATCCTTGTCTAATGGTAACCCCTCAATACCTAAGAGGGGAAGGGGTAGGCCACCCAAATATGGATCAGTCTCCAAGTCAGATAATGCCTTTTCTAATTGTAACCCTTCAACACCTAAGAGAGGTAGAcctaaaggatcagtgtttatgAAAACCAAGATGCTGAAGGTGATCGGCCTCGCGGCGGCTTGCCTACCCCGAAAACCAGATGACCCCTCCCCAAAGAAGAGTGGCCCGTCCAGTGAAGTTGAATCGACAAGGAAGAGCCTAACACCCAAGGGGGAAGAGGATAGAAAACTGGAAAGCCAAGCAAGGCGGCCCCCCGGAAGGCCGCGTATCAATCCACGCATTGATTCTCCAGTCACTGAGCCCAGGGGAAGAGGTCGCCCACGCAAGACAGAGGATGCCACCAAGTCCCCCATCTATGATGGTCCCCCACGGAAAAGGGGCAGTCCCCCTGGTGCAGCAAACAAAGTTAAGAGGGGGGCAGAGCAGGATAAGGACAACGGTGAACCTCCAGTCAAACGCCCCTTCCACGCCAAAGAAAAAAGCAAGGAAGCAGGATTTCCACCAGTGGAAGAAAGTGATCAGGAAGATGAAACGGGGAAGGTGGAATATAGAGAAGACCCCAAGAATCCAGTTACCCCCAGTGACCCCACTAGCTTTCTCTGGGCAAGTCACATAACACCTAAGAGAGGTAGGCCGAAAGGATCGGTCTCCAAGTTACTGGGTAGCCCCATAACACCTAACAGAG GTAGGCCGAAAGGATCCGTCTCCAAGTTACTGGGTAGCCCCATAACACCTAACAGAGGTAGGCCGAAAGGATCGGTCTCCAAGTTACTGGGTAGCCCCATAACACCTAACAGAGGTAGGCCGAAAGGATCGGTCTCCAAGTTACTGGGTAGCCCCATAACACCTAAGAGAGGTAGGCCGAAAGGATCCGTCTCCAAGTTACTGGGTAGCCCCATAACACCTAACAGAGGTAGGCCGAAAGGATCGGTCTCCAAGTTACTGGGTAGCCCCATAACACCTAAGAGAGGTAGGCCGAAAGGATCGGTCTCCAAGTTACTGGGTAGCCCCATAACACCTAACAGAGGTAGGCCGAAAGGATCGGTCTCCAAGTTACTGGGTAGCCCCATAACACCTAACAGAG GTAGGCCGAAAGGATCGGTCTCCAAGTTACTGGGTAGCCCCATAACACCTAACAGAGGTAGGCCGAAAGGATCGGTCTCCAAGTTACTGGGTAGCCCCATAACACCTAACAGAGGTAGGCCGAAAGGATCGGTCTCCAAGTTACTGGGTAGCCCCATAACACCTAACAGAGGTAGGCCGAAAGGATCGGTCTCCAAGTTACTGGGTAGCCCCATAACACCTAACAGAG GTAGGCCGAAAGGATCGGTCTCCAAGTTACTGGGTAGCCCCATAACACCTAACCGAG GTAGGCCGAAAGGATCTGTCTCCAAGTTACTGGGTAGCCCCATAACGCCTAAGAGAG GTAGGCCGAAAGGATCGGTCTCCAAGTTACTGGGTAGCCCCATAACACCTAACAGAGGTAGGCCGAAAGGATCGGTCTCCAAGTTACTGGGTAGCCCCATAACACCTAACAGAG GTAGGCCGAAAGGATCAGTATTTACACAACCCAAGATACTGAAGGTGATCGGCCTCGCGGCGGCTTGCCTAACCCCAAACCCAGATGACCCCTCCCCAAAGAAGCGTGGCCGGCCCAGTAAAGTTGAATCGACAAGGAAGAGCCTAACACCCAAGGGGGAAGAGGATAGAAAACTGGAAAGCCAAGCAAGGCAGCCCCCCGGAAGGCCGCGTATCAATCCACGCATTGATTCTCCAGTCACTGAGCCCAGGGGAAGAGGTCGCCCTGGTGCAGCAAACAAAGTTAAGAGGGGGGCAGAGCAGGATAAGGACAACGGTGAAACTCCAGTCAAATGCAACTTTCACTCCAAAGACAAAACAGAGGAAGCAGGATTTCCACCAGTAGAAGAAAGTGATCATGATGAAACGGGGAGGGTGGATGAAGAAAGTGAAACGGGGAAGAATATAGAGAAGACCCCACAAAGCCAGTTACCCCCAGTGACTGTAATAGCTTTATCGGTGCCATAA
- the LOC127907567 gene encoding serine/arginine repetitive matrix protein 2-like isoform X10: MALNQDEIIEGMEIKMEVEEVATNSEVQVDVAGSEESDKALSNSNLATPKRGRGRPPKYGSVSKSDKSLSNGNPSIPKRGRGRPPKYGSVSKSDKSLSNGNPSIPKRGRGRPPKYGSVSKSDNAFSNCNPSTPKRGRPKGSVFMKTKMLKVIGLAAACLPRKPDDPSPKKSGPSSEVESTRKSLTPKGEEDRKLESQARRPPGRPRINPRIDSPVTEPRGRGRPRKTEDATKSPIYDGPPRKRGSPPGAANKVKRGAEQDKDNGEPPVKRPFHAKEKSKEAGFPPVEESDQEDETGKVEYREDPKNPVTPSDPTSFLWASHITPKRGRPKGSVSKLLGSPITPNRGRPKGSVSKLLGSPITPNRGRPKGSVSKLLGSPITPNRGRPKGSVSKLLGSPITPKRGRPKGSVSKLLGSPITPNRGRPKGSVSKLLGSPITPKRGRPKGSVSKLLGSPITPNRGRPKGSVSKLLGSPITPNRGRPKGSVSKLLGSPITPNRGRPKGSVSKLLGSPITPNRGRPKGSVSKLLGSPITPNRGRPKGSVSKLLGSPITPNRGRPKGSVSKLLGSPITPNRGRPKGSVSKLLGSPITPNRGRPKGSVSKLLGSPITPNRGRPKGSVFTQPKILKVIGLAAACLTPNPDDPSPKKRGRPSKVESTRKSLTPKGEEDRKLESQARQPPGRPRINPRIDSPVTEPRGRGRPGAANKVKRGAEQDKDNGETPVKCNFHSKDKTEEAGFPPVEESDHDETGRVDEESETGKNIEKTPQSQLPPVTVIALSVP, from the exons ATGGCACTGAACCAGGATGAAATAATAGAAGGAATGGAGATTAAAATGGAAGTGGAAGAAGTGGCAACCAATTCTGAAGTGCAGGTAGATGTTGCTGGCAGTGAAGAGTCAGATAAAGCCTTGTCCAATAGTAACCTCGCAACACCTAAAAGGGGGCGGGGTAGGCCACCCAAATATGGATCAGTCTCCAAGTCAGATAAATCCTTGTCTAATGGTAACCCCTCAATACCTAAGAGGGGAAGGGGTAGGCCACCCAAATATGGATCAGTCTCCAAGTCAGATAAATCCTTGTCTAATGGTAACCCCTCAATACCTAAGAGGGGAAGGGGTAGGCCACCCAAATATGGATCAGTCTCCAAGTCAGATAATGCCTTTTCTAATTGTAACCCTTCAACACCTAAGAGAGGTAGAcctaaaggatcagtgtttatgAAAACCAAGATGCTGAAGGTGATCGGCCTCGCGGCGGCTTGCCTACCCCGAAAACCAGATGACCCCTCCCCAAAGAAGAGTGGCCCGTCCAGTGAAGTTGAATCGACAAGGAAGAGCCTAACACCCAAGGGGGAAGAGGATAGAAAACTGGAAAGCCAAGCAAGGCGGCCCCCCGGAAGGCCGCGTATCAATCCACGCATTGATTCTCCAGTCACTGAGCCCAGGGGAAGAGGTCGCCCACGCAAGACAGAGGATGCCACCAAGTCCCCCATCTATGATGGTCCCCCACGGAAAAGGGGCAGTCCCCCTGGTGCAGCAAACAAAGTTAAGAGGGGGGCAGAGCAGGATAAGGACAACGGTGAACCTCCAGTCAAACGCCCCTTCCACGCCAAAGAAAAAAGCAAGGAAGCAGGATTTCCACCAGTGGAAGAAAGTGATCAGGAAGATGAAACGGGGAAGGTGGAATATAGAGAAGACCCCAAGAATCCAGTTACCCCCAGTGACCCCACTAGCTTTCTCTGGGCAAGTCACATAACACCTAAGAGAGGTAGGCCGAAAGGATCGGTCTCCAAGTTACTGGGTAGCCCCATAACACCTAACAGAG GTAGGCCGAAAGGATCCGTCTCCAAGTTACTGGGTAGCCCCATAACACCTAACAGAGGTAGGCCGAAAGGATCGGTCTCCAAGTTACTGGGTAGCCCCATAACACCTAACAGAGGTAGGCCGAAAGGATCGGTCTCCAAGTTACTGGGTAGCCCCATAACACCTAAGAGAGGTAGGCCGAAAGGATCCGTCTCCAAGTTACTGGGTAGCCCCATAACACCTAACAGAGGTAGGCCGAAAGGATCGGTCTCCAAGTTACTGGGTAGCCCCATAACACCTAAGAGAGGTAGGCCGAAAGGATCGGTCTCCAAGTTACTGGGTAGCCCCATAACACCTAACAGAGGTAGGCCGAAAGGATCGGTCTCCAAGTTACTGGGTAGCCCCATAACACCTAACAGAG GTAGGCCGAAAGGATCGGTCTCCAAGTTACTGGGTAGCCCCATAACACCTAACAGAGGTAGGCCGAAAGGATCGGTCTCCAAGTTACTGGGTAGCCCCATAACACCTAACAGAGGTAGGCCGAAAGGATCGGTCTCCAAGTTACTGGGTAGCCCCATAACACCTAACAGAGGTAGGCCGAAAGGATCGGTCTCCAAGTTACTGGGTAGCCCCATAACACCTAACAGAG GTAGGCCGAAAGGATCGGTCTCCAAGTTACTGGGTAGCCCCATAACACCTAACAGAGGTAGGCCGAAAGGATCGGTCTCCAAGTTACTGGGTAGCCCCATAACACCTAACAGAGGTAGGCCGAAAGGATCGGTCTCCAAGTTACTGGGTAGCCCCATAACACCTAACAGAG GTAGGCCGAAAGGATCAGTATTTACACAACCCAAGATACTGAAGGTGATCGGCCTCGCGGCGGCTTGCCTAACCCCAAACCCAGATGACCCCTCCCCAAAGAAGCGTGGCCGGCCCAGTAAAGTTGAATCGACAAGGAAGAGCCTAACACCCAAGGGGGAAGAGGATAGAAAACTGGAAAGCCAAGCAAGGCAGCCCCCCGGAAGGCCGCGTATCAATCCACGCATTGATTCTCCAGTCACTGAGCCCAGGGGAAGAGGTCGCCCTGGTGCAGCAAACAAAGTTAAGAGGGGGGCAGAGCAGGATAAGGACAACGGTGAAACTCCAGTCAAATGCAACTTTCACTCCAAAGACAAAACAGAGGAAGCAGGATTTCCACCAGTAGAAGAAAGTGATCATGATGAAACGGGGAGGGTGGATGAAGAAAGTGAAACGGGGAAGAATATAGAGAAGACCCCACAAAGCCAGTTACCCCCAGTGACTGTAATAGCTTTATCGGTGCCATAA